In Chryseobacterium sp., the genomic window GATTTTCACTTTTGCTTCAAATTCACCGCCGTAGGTCGTATAATAAAAAGGAGCATCATCTACTGTAAAGCCATAATGAGAAATCCTCCAGTAATCACTCTGCGGAGTTACAAACATAGAGAGGCTGTTGTTTTTGATCTCCCATTTTTCAGGTTCATTAAACCATGTCATTTTTTCTAAGGTCTGTGCTGAAATTTTCTGGATAAGGAAAAGAGCACTGAAACTCAAGATTAATCTCTTCATTTTTCTTTTAAATAAGTTCTAAGGGTAAATTACTATTTTAGCAAAAGTATAATTAAAGGAATAGCTCACCAATACTGAAAAATAACCATTATGGAGATCCGGGAACAATTAAACGATCAATTACTGGACAAGACTTCAAAAAAATGCCTGCTTGATAGTGAGATTTATAAGCAGAGAGCATTAATGTATTCACAAATGGAAGGAGCCATAAGCGTACTGAGTGATATGCAGGCAGATAAAAGCTACCTGTACAAATCCGGAGCCGCTTCCGAACTTGGCCTCAACTGTAAAGAAAATCCGGTAGAAATTGATTCTATCTGGGAGGAGGAAATGTTGAAAAAGATCCATCCTGATGACAGGCTTAAAAAATACATTCATGAACTTCGTTTCTTTAAACTGCTGGAGTCGATGAATAAGGAAATCCGTACCGATTACAGCGTAGTCTCAAAAATCAGGATGGCGGATAAAAACGGAGAATATAAATGGGTTAAACACCGGATGTTTTATACCTATTCGCCCTATAATGGAAAACTGAGATTTGCCCTTTGTCTTTATAATATTGCTTTGGAAATGTCCTCAATTCCGGAGTTTTTGATTATTAATATGGCTAAAGGGGAAGTCATCGTAAAAGACAGGCTGGATTATAAAAGTATTCTGAGCCCAAGGGAACTGGAAGTTTTAAAATGGATTGGTGAAGGATATGCCAGCAAGCAAATAGCGGATATACTCTCCATAAGTATCAATACCGTAAGCAGGCACCGGCAGAACATTCTTGAAAAGTTAAAAGTGAAAAATTCAACACAGGCATTTAAAGATAGTTTCTATTGATCTGTTTTTCCGGGAAATTCACCATCATATTTAATTTCTTATTCTTAAATTTATTGTTTTAAATGATCTAGGATGAAAAGAAGTGAAGAAATTGCCGGTCAGTATTTTGACTTTTTAGAAAAGCATATTCAGGATGTGATTGCCGGGCGGGCTTCCGAATTGATGGAACTGAACGAAATTGCCTCCGAATTGGCTGTTTCGCATCAGCATCTTACCGATACGGTGAAGAAAGAAAAAGGAAAACATCCCTGTTTTTTTTATGATGAAAAAATTATTCAGCAAGCTCAGTTAATGCTTGAGAATTCCGATAAATCCGTCGCTGAGATTGCTCGTATTTTTACTTATGATCCTTCTAATTTTTCAAAATTTTTCAAAAAAACGACCGGAATAACTCCCGGAATATTTAGAAAATCGAGTAGGGATAACTGATTAAAAAAACGGCTGTTGAATGTGTTTTGTTATGTTTTATTTCTCATTTTGGGGACTTATAACAGGAATGCTTTATTATAGAAAGTGATTTTCACTAAATAAAAATCAAATATTTAACATAATTTTTGAAAAATAATGTTTTATAAATGAGATGGTTGTAAAAAATGAATATCTTTTTTATGATATATTTATTGATATTATTTTATCATTTTCTTTTTTTTTATAAATTTAGATTAGAAA contains:
- a CDS encoding response regulator transcription factor, with amino-acid sequence MEIREQLNDQLLDKTSKKCLLDSEIYKQRALMYSQMEGAISVLSDMQADKSYLYKSGAASELGLNCKENPVEIDSIWEEEMLKKIHPDDRLKKYIHELRFFKLLESMNKEIRTDYSVVSKIRMADKNGEYKWVKHRMFYTYSPYNGKLRFALCLYNIALEMSSIPEFLIINMAKGEVIVKDRLDYKSILSPRELEVLKWIGEGYASKQIADILSISINTVSRHRQNILEKLKVKNSTQAFKDSFY
- a CDS encoding AraC family transcriptional regulator, giving the protein MKRSEEIAGQYFDFLEKHIQDVIAGRASELMELNEIASELAVSHQHLTDTVKKEKGKHPCFFYDEKIIQQAQLMLENSDKSVAEIARIFTYDPSNFSKFFKKTTGITPGIFRKSSRDN